Below is a window of Quercus robur chromosome 6, dhQueRobu3.1, whole genome shotgun sequence DNA.
atgaaaattgttgtgtATAATGTTGTTAGCCaaataaagaataaaacattttaattgttgtttattaattaaaactaagcgtttcaaaatatatttttttgaatattggGTTTCAGTTTTTATAAAACAAGATCCTCTTTATTTCAAATGGAATGAAGAATATCAATTACATAGTTTAAGAATCTAATTATGTTCTAAATCTAATAGTGTACGGTGTGTCaagttattcaaaattttatataatgtGGCACTGTATACATATTTGATGTTGCAATATTTAGTCTAAATCATAAAATGCATCCTTTTAAATGGAAATGATTTTAATATAGTTTTTATGTGGTATACACAGTTGGGCAGACTGGAATTTACACCTTGCCTTTGATGTCCGAGCTGGTCTTGTTATATCTCTAGCCACAATTTTTGATTCCATTGAAGATAAACATCGCCAAGTCTTATATAAAGGCCATGTTTCTGAGCTATTTGTGCCCTACATGGATCCCACAGAGGAATGGTACTACAGAACATTTTTGGATGCTGGAGAATTTGGGCTTGGGTTGAGTGCTGTATCTCTTCAACAACATACAGATTGCCCAGCCAATGCAATTTTCATGGATGGGTACCATGCCAATCAGGATGGAAAGCCAGTAAAACTTTCAAATGCGTTTTGTGTATTTGAGCGATATGCAGGCGATATAGCTTGGCGTCACACAGAGAGTGCAATTTCAGGGGAAGTGGTATGTGATTTTCAACCCTCCAAAGTCTAAACCCTTCCTTCCTTCCCAAACCCCCCCACCTCTTTTTTATGTGACAATATTGTGAATACTAAAAAGAATGGGttatgaacaataaaaaaatttatcaaatttaccTTAAGCATTCAATCATACAACACCCTCATTAGTTTCACAACCAATCCATCATTCTCATGATCACATTAAGTTTCCACAGCAAAAACCCAAACCTTTAAGCTCGAGGCAGAGTACATTGCTAAGAAATTGACTAATTTAGTGACTTGAACTAAAATATTGTGATTTGAACCTACCAAGACTCCCTATCTCCCAATCCATCCTACCTCTTTGATTGCAAAAAAGTCACATTCTCTTAAATTACTAGCTCTTCCATTGCTAAGAAATTGACTAATTTAGTGACTTGATCTAAAATATTGTGATTTGAACCTACCAAGACTCCCAATCTCCCAATCCATCCTACCTCTTTGATTGCAAACAAGTCATATTCTCTTAAATCACTTGCTCTTCCATTGTATAATATAgaaggggaagagagagagagagagagacagagagagagagagagagagagagtattagTACAATAATAGAAGAGGGTACTTGGAGCTGGGGTGGATGAGGTGAGACAAAAAAGAATCCGTTTAGATAGGGTTGGCTTAATATATTTTGGAGCATAAGGCGATAAATTTTAAGAGAAGTATTTTTATatctaaatattaattaaataatacttatttaaattataatataatttttaatttaaaatctaattttctttttgatttacaaatttactaattaagtttttatattcaaactctactaatatatatttttaaattaatcgATAATTTAGCTAATCCACATAATATGCTTTTTTAATATGGTCTAGGATCTTATCAATATAcatgaaaaacttatttttaaagatGCAATTGTGACATGCATATATTGTTAGaacattaaatctaatttattaaaacatagcTTCACTTAACCTTTATTAGAATCTGCATCAATTTCAGCCTTAACAAGTAAAGATGGATTatctaaaaaacaaattaatacaaaaatgtTTCACTTCAATTGTATATAAATCATAAAATacaaagaatagagaaaacTGATTTACCTTAAATATAACTTTTGATCGATGATAAATTTAGGGGTAAAGGGACAAAGAGTAGATTTGTCAAGAGATACTttcagagaaaaagagaagaaaggatAATATGGGGTTTTTCCAGTTTTTTTAAgaccactttttcaaaaaaattataaaaaatctctctctctctctctctctatatatatatatatatgaaacatATTTCAATTATCTAAGTTgccataatataaaaaattatgatattataACTAGAATTATGAGGCCCTTTCACATTTGGGGACTTAAGGTAATTGTCTCACTTGCTTATATAGTTGAGCTATCACTAGGtttaggaagaagaaaaaggtaaaGAGTGGTTCCAATTGtaaatgaagaacaaaaaatgaaatgaaatagaGTCATTAGCAATTAATGGCAGAGCCAAGATTCAAGCCAAAAAagacaattattattattattatgtgctAAAATATACAACAAACAAAAGTATATACACATGGGTGTAGGCAGGGGGGCTAGAAATCAAGAAGAATAGAGCAAAGAAGAGAAATAGGGTTATGAATGTCAAAGCTAggatttctgtttttttttttttttttttttaatatatatatatagtttaaaatCGGTTAAATTTGTAACCCACAAtgacacaaaaataaaagtgtaGATGTGTGTGAGAGCATATGGTACGTGAGCACATATACATGCAATATAACACaataaattcaacaataaatatataaattgctaggaaattaaattaaactatttacaaacaaaatttcacaaaaaataattgcatataaaaaccattttttaagGGAGTAGCAATgctttttggttatatatatatatatatatatgattgaaAGTACGGCTCCTTAATTATCTTTCAGTTTCATTTTACCCTTACTTGCCTTTGTTTTGAATGTTAAagtaagaaaattataaaagattttTACTAAGTATATTTCCTGAAAAGTGTTTGAAACATAAAAgagattataataaaaaaacatttctgTGAAATATATCAGCAAAAAAATGCATAGAAGAGAATCCACTatatccataaaataaaataaaataaagaagaagaagaaataaaaacatttatgataacaaattttttgttcaaatgtttttcaaaatttagaattgtgtatatatgtgtgtgcgcACGCACACGTGTGtattcaaaaatttgatttggcCCCCCAAAATGACTTccaaagaaaaatgaacaaatattaGCTAACTGAATTAGTATCCCTGAAAAATACAATTGGCTAAGATTGTCCagaaaagaagaatttttttcaaacaaaaaaaatctattctttTTAATTAGTTGTTCATTTTGTCAGTCATTTTCTCTATGTAGAAAAGGATcataaatgtttttctttattagaaaaatcaatatttaaaaaaatcaatatatatatatatatatatacatatattttttgatgatttttttttttgaagctgatttattttgatgattttatatacataatatatCAGACTTATAGGTAACTCTAATATTAGAAAACTAATaatctctctctcgctctctctcacATAATTTTGTATGTATATGTTTTGAGTTTAACTGACCAGTTTATCAATCTCAAATTTGGCCTTCCAAGCAAAATTTCTAACTTCATCTTtggtcacaactcacaaggaTTTGAACccctcttctttttattattattattattattatttttaattacaaatttgcCACATTGTTTGCATTTTTGATTGTTAACaattgaaaacacaatttttttcctaCATTTTTTCCAATTGCACAAGGATTTTTTTagtcataatttaaaattaaaaatagaaaacacccAACCAAACAATATTTCTACGTAATTGTAACGGACTGTTTtatattttctgtttttgaaaaaaaaaaaagttttatcaaATGCAACCAATCAGGCTCATTAATCATTTATAAATGACATTTTTCGTTAGTTGGAATTATTTGTTTTCACTAGTTGCATATACAtctgatttttgttgtttgatttttgatttattattattattttttttttttgtggcttcACAGATAACAGAGGTTAGACCTGGGGTGAGCCTAGTTGTTAGGACGGTTTCGACCATTGGCAACTATGACTATATCATGGACTGGGAGTTCAAGAAAAGCGGCAGTATTAAATTTGGGGTATGGAAATTAAATAACCAAACCatctttttataatattatcctttttttttttttaatattaaatttatcgTTATTGTTTCAGTTGGTTTCATTCGAAATTGCAATGATCCATTTCAtagttataatattatttttgaaatctaACTGTGTATAGAGTGCTATGTCATTTAAATATGTCTCTAAATATACCTTTCAAAATGCTTTATTTCAAATGGAGATATCATTTTCGATCAAGTGGTACCTAAAAAGTCTTTATGAGGCTGTTAATCATTATTACTAACAACTATATATGTCGTATGCACTCTATTTAATTAGGTGGGTTTATCGGGTATTTTGGAAGCAAAAGCTTCAACATACACTCACAAAAAACAAGTCAAGGAAGACATCTATGGTACATTGGTAACGAAAAACACTATTGCAATAAACCATGACCACTACATCACGTGTTATCTTGATCTTGACATTGATGGTGAAAAGAATTCATTTGTCAAAGGCAAGATGAAAACAATGAGAACAAATGGTAGCACACCTAGAAAGAGTTACTGGACCATGATTCGAGAGCTAGTAAAAACTGAATTAGATGCAAGAATTTGGACTGACAAACCAATTGAATTGTTGATAGTGAACCCTAATAAGTTTACTAAAATGGGAAATCAAGTTGGCTATCGATTGGTTCCTGGTCCGACTGCTATTCCACTTCTACTAGAGGATGATTACCCACAGATCCGTGGTGCATTTTCGAATTACAATGTATGGGTTACGCTGTATAATAGGTCAGAAAGATGGGCTGGTGGGTTATATGCTGATCGAAGCCATGGAGATCATACCTTATTTACTTGGACAAACAGGTAATATTGCATGGTTTTTATAATGGTAAAAAttctctcactctttttttACACATCCCTACGCACAATTTCCACAACTGTGTGTGcttgatataaaaaattttgaaacgaGAAAAGGGTGATATTCATGATTAAAACAAGGAAAGTGGATGTGTATGAAAGATGTTAAATAAGTTTTGGGCAAATTATTGcccttttttttaagtcaaaatATAGTGTTGGTCTTAGGGGAACACCAAAATACCTAATACTGCCTtttccttttgtcttttttgttaataaatatattttatacgtaaaacttcattaaaaagaatgtatttttatttatcaattttttaatgtttaaaagttataaagaaaaaatgataaaataaaattaaaaaaaaatttaatcgaagagaaaaatagttaaaaaatgtAAGGAGCTTAAATGTTTAATGTAATCAGCAAGAGTGTATTTTTCAAATTCGTTATGTATCAATTAATAATAAACTCCACAATTTGTCTTTGagttatattataaaatttttcccGTACAATTGATTACCATAtgattttaaaatgttataatATAATCATTTTATGAGTTAATTAAAAGCAGAAATAAGTTATACTTGAAATTTATGTAATTACTAGAAATTATTACATGAGAAATATAAGTGCCATAAGActtattcatatatattaaaaggccttaataagtaaagaaaatataatagaCATGCTATCTTCTTACAAGTTTTTGAACATTAAGATACCACTTAGTATTAAAATGAGTAATATGTCTCATAAAAAAGAGATTAATATGCTATTGTCTAGTTTGATTTTAAGTATTATATATGTAATGCGTGTTCAAAATATGTCTATCTAAGTATTTTTGCAAGTGTATTAAAACACATGTATATTGGTTATAAATTTGTTACTCTAAAGTTAAATCTTGACTCTGCCACTTGTAGATCCTCAAACTTTAGCGCAAGAGGGATTTAAATTATTCACTTAAATTTAAAGTATTCACTTAAGTTAAATCTTGACTCTGCCACTTTTAGTTTGTTAGGAACAAAAGGAGATCACTTTAAACTTACATGATCGTTTGGTTGCTAAAAAACTTAAAGTGATTGATTTTAGTTCCTAACAAACTTAAAAAGATCACTTTTAGTATTTATTGAGCAATGACATGATGGTCTCTAGATCAATTTGACCATGTCATCTAagtgacaaaaaataaacaccTCAAACTTTTGAGACTAAAATTGTGCTAAGTTTGAAGGATAATAGCatatttaactctttttttattaggtACTGTATCCTTCTATTCTTTAGCTAAAACAACAAATTCACTTCGACTCAAAGAAATTATGTTGGTGGAagatatataaaagaaaattaaaagaaggaaaaaagaaagtctTAGATAGTGAGGATGGGAATGGGTAGAGTTGGCATGACGTGTAAAAGCCATGCCTAAGtttatattaatattcaaaataaatatatacttattcagcaaaaaaaaattataattaaatactTGAAATTTGAGTGTGGGTGAAACTTCATTAAGCTAATTAGGTATTTAAAACATACATATTGACTTGAATTAAT
It encodes the following:
- the LOC126689385 gene encoding amine oxidase [copper-containing] alpha 2, peroxisomal-like isoform X1; its protein translation is MASTFTVFFSLLFLLSIPSILPHPLDPLTPLEIKQVTKIIKGSRAVSLANLTFQYVGLDEPSKSTILSWLSNPTKEPPPRQAFVIARAYEKSYEFVVSLSNGSIISQHIYNGTGFPLLNLEEQSAANDLAFKYPPFIKSIKKRGLDIKDVVPSVFTVGWYGEKSMSGRVVKVLFFYKGGTPNVWVRPIEGIAVLVDLDKMVIAKYSDSEVVPIPKAEGTEYRGSKMRPPFAAETKPITVVQPHGPSFKINGHTISWADWNLHLAFDVRAGLVISLATIFDSIEDKHRQVLYKGHVSELFVPYMDPTEEWYYRTFLDAGEFGLGLSAVSLQQHTDCPANAIFMDGYHANQDGKPVKLSNAFCVFERYAGDIAWRHTESAISGEVITEVRPGVSLVVRTVSTIGNYDYIMDWEFKKSGSIKFGVGLSGILEAKASTYTHKKQVKEDIYGTLVTKNTIAINHDHYITCYLDLDIDGEKNSFVKGKMKTMRTNGSTPRKSYWTMIRELVKTELDARIWTDKPIELLIVNPNKFTKMGNQVGYRLVPGPTAIPLLLEDDYPQIRGAFSNYNVWVTLYNRSERWAGGLYADRSHGDHTLFTWTNRNRDIDDKDIVLWHTIGFHHSPSQDEFPVMPTLNGGFELRPSNFFESNPILNIRPPKPVDLPRCNATTP
- the LOC126689385 gene encoding amine oxidase [copper-containing] alpha 2, peroxisomal-like isoform X2 — encoded protein: MASTFTVFFSLLFLLSIPSILPHPLDPLTPLEIKQVTKIIKGSRAVSLANLTFQYVGLDEPSKSTILSWLSNPTKEPPPRQAFVIARAYEKSYEFVVSLSNGSIISQHIYNGTGFPLLNLEEQSAANDLAFKYPPFIKSIKKRGLDIKDVVPSVFTVGWYGEKSMSGRVVKVLFFYKGGTPNVWVRPIEGIAVLVDLDKMVIAKYSDSEVVPIPKAEGTEYRGSKMRPPFAAETKPITVVQPHGPSFKINGHTISWADWNLHLAFDVRAGLVISLATIFDSIEDKHRQVLYKGHVSELFVPYMDPTEEWYYRTFLDAGEFGLGLSAVSLQQHTDCPANAIFMDGYHANQDGKPVKLSNAFCVFERYAGDIAWRHTESAISGEVITEVRPGVSLVVRTVSTIGNYDYIMDWEFKKSGSIKFGVGLSGILEAKASTYTHKKQVKEDIYGTLVTKNTIAINHDHYITCYLDLDIDGEKNSFVKGKMKTMRTNGSTPRKSYWTMIRELVKTELDARIWTDKPIELLIVNPNKFTKMGNQVGYRLVPGPTAIPLLLEDDYPQIRGAFSNYNVWVTLYNRSERWAGGLYADRSHGDHTLFTWTNR